AACCAAACACCGTatcaatcatttgtttgcctttaattaaaatatcgctcacaaaaaataaaaaaggtaaacaaatgattaaaataccgctcataaaaaataaaaaaggcatTAATATGTTTCTCTTCCACCTTAAATTTGCCCCTCCCCACCCTTGCAAGTTGCAACCACCCCTTTAACCAGTTCGAAACCGCCCCGCCCCAAAATAACGACTTAGTGACTCCTAGATTGACGAGGCATTGGACCCAAACTTCGTAAACGGGTCTCTTAAGAAATTTAATACGAGCTTGGGTTTTCTTGAATATTGGGTCGCTTCTAATATAGGTCATTTAACGAGGTTAATACGAGTTTGGTTAATTCGAGTATTGGGACATGTTCTATTTAGCAGGTCATTCTACAAGTCGCATCAACCTAGTCATCTCGGATTGGACATTTTGGTCGGGTCATCTTGGCTTGACTCTGAAGTCTAAACTATGTCTTTTAgctttggtcggtttgagtcggatGGGACAATAGTGACTTGAGCCGGAGATGAGACCCAGACTCCCTGAAGTTAAAAGACGGGAATAATATTTGCATAATACAGTAATAAGCATTACGATCATATCTTATCGCTCAAATATTACAGCAGTACGAGTTTACGACTATGAGCAAGGTTTATACTCCATAGACCGCGCTGAATGGAGCGCACTGAAAATTAGCAGAAGCTTAATTACTACACATGGATTTCTTCTCAAAACAACATAAAACGAGATTCTACTAACCGAATTACAAAGGTAATGATACAATAGTTGTTTCCACGCGCTAATTTAGCCTGTACATTGGCACTGACCGATCTCTATGCCAGGAAACACACGACAACTGAAAGGCCAGCATCAAAAAGTTTTTTCAGATGAAAGAACTTGCATGTCCTGATGATCAGCAAAAAGTGATCGTTACTTCTCACGGCTTCAATAGCTGATATCGGGAGATAGAGCTCCTGTTCCACAGAAATAACTAGTGACGAGGATggaaaaaatcacgtttattatAATTTTTGGCTCAAAGTTGACAGGAAATAGCTTATAAGTCATAGACGGTAAGTCTAATAACTCGTAAAGAATTTTTGGCTTCAACTCTCCAAAGCTGCGTCCGCCACTGACAGGACGCCAGAGGTTTTTAAAGGACGGGACTGGGAGTAACTATATTAACACAAGCATGAACTAACCAACATTCAGAAAAACAAGCTATTATGAGTAAATAAATATGAAGCATGAATACCTTGTTTGAAATTCGGAGCGAACGTATTTGACACAATTAGCAGAAGCTTGATGCTAAAATAACCGTGACTAGGCTTCAAGCGGTAACCCAAGTGGTGAGAGTATATACAATTCTGCCCTTCCATCCCATTAATAGCCAGCGGCCATCTTCATCAACGGAAAAATCTTTGTGATACACCGCTTTGACCCTCTTTCTGGCCATATCCATAATTTCCTGTTTTAAAGGCAGCTGCTTAAAACCTGCCCTTTCAATTCGCACCTGCCACTGCTTGTATGTCTCGGGCCGTTCTATCCTTTCTATACCTTCACAAGCTATCACATTCATTGCTTGTCTCCCAAAAATGTCTCTTTCAATAAGCATCCTTTCCTTAGCATCCCGGGGTAAATTGACCTCGAGCATATCGAATAATGTCGAAAAGTGGAAGAGAGCCTCCCGGAATCGAGTTATGAAAAATGGGGAGTTGAAGGCCCCATTGACTGCACCTTGTATAAAGATGGCAGGCTTTATTTTCCTAATCAAGTTTAGAACCATATCTCGTGGGCATTCAACCATGGCAGTTTCCTCGGGAATATATTTGAACCTAAACAAACAGTTAACAACAAGCAGTTCATCTTCATCGATGTTGAGATCATCAATGGTAACTGTTTCCCACTTCTTTGCTATAGCTTGGAATTCAAACGAGATACCAAATGATTCCGCATAGTTTTTCAAGCGATTCAATGTTTCCTCGAGTCTTTTAGCTGGTCGAAATCCAGGCTGTGGAAGATCAATACCAGTAATCCGAATTTTTGGAGGCCCACCAGGCCTAGCTGAAAGACGCTGAAATAAGCAAGGCCATTGGAAGCCATAGACTATACCAATATCAATAATATGAAGTCGGGTTGCCTTCTCCGCCACCATGGAAATTGATCTGTTGGAATAAAAGTTGCCAATTTTTTTAAATGGGCACATGGCTATGAACATGTGGTAAGCTCTCAAAAAGTCAACAGCCGAACCCGGTCCAGTCAGAAGACCCTTATAGATAGAAGTTCCGACACCAGCAAGACGTGCCTCAAGGCCATCGGCAAAATAGCATGCCATTCTTTGATTACCGTCTCCATTTTGAGAACAATGTTGCCTAATTTGCTTAAGGAGGTCATTTGCGCTCCTTTGATCGTTGGATGCAACTGCTTGTGCACATAGGCTTAAAAGGGATCTTAGATCGACAACGTCCCGCTTGCCACCTTTTTTTCTACCTCGACCTCTACCTCCATTAGACGCCTTTGCTTgagtattttgcacatttgtagtAAGTTCGCTTTGCAAAGATTCCCGAAGCTCAGCATCATTTTTGCCTTTACTGCAAAGCAACACTCTATCAAACATCTCGGATCTCATAATGGCCTCATCGGGGACCACAGAAACCGCTGATTGCTTATTACCCGGCTCCTCCAATCGATGTTCTTCTGGATAACGGTGTTTCTTTCCCCGGGTACCCTCTCCCGAAATACTGTTTTCGGGATTAACAGGGACAAGTATGGGTCCGGTGGGATTCAAACCCTCATAGAAAAAACTCTTCGGAAGAAACTTACTGGCTTCCTCAAGTCCTTTGTGAAACTGCAAGATTGATTGACTGTCATTGAATATATCAGACACACTAAGAGCACTCACAGGAGACTCTGCGGGCCCATCCACCGACCCAATAGCATTACTTGTTGAGCTAACAGAAGTCTCAAAGCTAATGTATGAAGCATCAATCGCTCTGCCTGAGTTGTTCGATGAGCTATAAGACATCTGAAGTGGCGGTTGTGAGGATGAAATATCAAAGTTCACTGATGGTATAACATCGTACCCATAAGGATTAGAATACCGGGTTGGACCAATGACCCTGCTCACACTACTGTCTCCGCTATACGCACAAGGAGCACAGCTATCGAAACAATTaccattaccattaccattaccattaCCACCGCTACTTTCATAGTTACTCCAACCATCGTAACTAGCAATGGGAACATTATATTGGTCTCTAGAAGGAGGATTCATATCCCCGA
The Silene latifolia isolate original U9 population chromosome 11, ASM4854445v1, whole genome shotgun sequence genome window above contains:
- the LOC141612435 gene encoding scarecrow-like protein 33, which produces MDPLLEELYGPLHRIKFNDQMGSTLSSNNNYGNMMKMQDFNSNPSIANPVPLRPPNSDFDLVVPSLGHQVQALEVERPLHDEFDFGDDDVVLKYINELLMEEDGGDKTHLSHEASALEAKEKSFYDVLGDMNPPSRDQYNVPIASYDGWSNYESSGGNGNGNGNGNCFDSCAPCAYSGDSSVSRVIGPTRYSNPYGYDVIPSVNFDISSSQPPLQMSYSSSNNSGRAIDASYISFETSVSSTSNAIGSVDGPAESPVSALSVSDIFNDSQSILQFHKGLEEASKFLPKSFFYEGLNPTGPILVPVNPENSISGEGTRGKKHRYPEEHRLEEPGNKQSAVSVVPDEAIMRSEMFDRVLLCSKGKNDAELRESLQSELTTNVQNTQAKASNGGRGRGRKKGGKRDVVDLRSLLSLCAQAVASNDQRSANDLLKQIRQHCSQNGDGNQRMACYFADGLEARLAGVGTSIYKGLLTGPGSAVDFLRAYHMFIAMCPFKKIGNFYSNRSISMVAEKATRLHIIDIGIVYGFQWPCLFQRLSARPGGPPKIRITGIDLPQPGFRPAKRLEETLNRLKNYAESFGISFEFQAIAKKWETVTIDDLNIDEDELLVVNCLFRFKYIPEETAMVECPRDMVLNLIRKIKPAIFIQGAVNGAFNSPFFITRFREALFHFSTLFDMLEVNLPRDAKERMLIERDIFGRQAMNVIACEGIERIERPETYKQWQVRIERAGFKQLPLKQEIMDMARKRVKAVYHKDFSVDEDGRWLLMGWKGRIVYTLTTWVTA